Proteins from one Aureimonas sp. SA4125 genomic window:
- a CDS encoding ABC transporter ATP-binding protein, with the protein MRLPTEAGRISVASIHLITRDGRPILQEVDLEVAPGERLAIVGPNGAGKTSLLRLLFGKVRPSKGSISIDGRDLAQIPLVDRGRLIAVVGQSDLPDGRLTVVDYVGLGRIPHHGRCPNQRHAVVVERACERVGLDGLGDRRLATLSGGERQRAAIARAMAQEPSILILDEPTNHLDPLARADMLDLARGLGITVVAVLHDLALVTPFADRVAVMQSGRLVAHGDPAAALSAATVRSVFAMDCFPFTNPSTGRPLLVFDTPAA; encoded by the coding sequence ATGCGCTTGCCGACAGAAGCAGGTCGAATCTCTGTCGCATCGATCCACCTGATCACGCGCGATGGCCGCCCCATTCTTCAGGAGGTTGATCTCGAGGTCGCTCCCGGGGAGCGGCTGGCGATCGTCGGACCCAATGGAGCCGGCAAGACCTCATTGCTGCGCCTCCTGTTCGGCAAGGTCCGACCCAGCAAGGGATCGATCTCGATTGACGGGCGTGACCTCGCCCAGATCCCGCTTGTCGATCGTGGCCGCTTGATCGCCGTCGTCGGCCAGAGCGACCTGCCGGATGGAAGGCTGACGGTTGTCGACTATGTCGGCCTCGGGCGCATCCCCCATCACGGCCGATGCCCGAACCAACGCCATGCCGTCGTGGTGGAACGGGCGTGCGAGCGTGTCGGCCTCGACGGCCTCGGCGATCGTCGCCTCGCGACCCTGTCCGGCGGCGAGCGCCAGCGCGCTGCGATCGCCCGCGCGATGGCGCAGGAGCCGTCGATCCTGATCCTCGACGAGCCCACCAATCATCTCGACCCGCTGGCACGCGCTGACATGTTGGATCTGGCCCGCGGCCTCGGGATCACAGTCGTCGCGGTCTTGCACGACCTCGCGCTCGTCACGCCCTTCGCCGATCGCGTCGCCGTCATGCAGTCCGGGCGCCTCGTCGCGCACGGCGATCCGGCCGCCGCCCTGTCGGCAGCGACCGTCCGCAGCGTTTTCGCGATGGACTGCTTCCCCTTCACCAATCCGTCGACCGGCCGCCCGCTGTTGGTTTTCGACACCCCCGCAGCCTGA
- a CDS encoding DUF2189 domain-containing protein, with protein sequence MTHVLHASKTRSGAHRLVIRELGPEQVGAAFRKGLDDFRQKPSHYVFLCLVYPLMGLVIGLWTSGNEALPSLFPLVGGFALLGPIAALGLYEISRRREAGLDTAWRHAFDVLRSPSIVPIAALGVVLMAIFFCWIMSAQALFDWAFAGQETQSVPGFVADLFGTARGWTLIVVGNLVGLGFALVTLCISVVSFPLLLDRPVSLLQAVETSLRVTARNPKAVLLWGLIVGTALFAGSIPLFAGLAVAVPVLGHATWHLYRAAVEPEANLSRSD encoded by the coding sequence ATGACCCATGTGCTGCATGCCTCCAAGACGCGTTCCGGCGCGCACCGTCTCGTCATCCGCGAGCTTGGCCCCGAACAGGTCGGGGCAGCGTTTCGCAAGGGCCTCGACGATTTCCGTCAGAAGCCGTCGCACTACGTGTTTCTGTGTCTCGTCTATCCGCTGATGGGGCTGGTCATCGGGTTGTGGACCTCGGGCAACGAAGCGCTGCCGTCGCTCTTTCCACTGGTCGGCGGCTTCGCGCTGCTCGGCCCGATCGCCGCGCTCGGGCTCTACGAGATCAGCCGGCGGCGCGAAGCGGGCCTCGATACCGCGTGGCGCCATGCCTTCGATGTCCTGCGTTCTCCCTCGATCGTCCCGATCGCGGCGCTGGGTGTCGTCCTGATGGCGATCTTCTTCTGTTGGATCATGAGCGCCCAGGCGCTCTTCGATTGGGCCTTCGCCGGCCAGGAAACTCAATCCGTGCCGGGTTTCGTCGCCGATCTCTTCGGAACGGCGCGTGGCTGGACTCTGATCGTCGTCGGAAATCTCGTCGGTTTGGGCTTCGCGCTCGTGACACTCTGCATCAGCGTCGTGTCGTTTCCGCTGCTTCTCGACCGCCCGGTCAGCCTCCTGCAGGCCGTGGAAACCTCGCTGCGAGTCACGGCCCGGAACCCGAAGGCGGTCCTTCTCTGGGGGCTGATCGTCGGTACGGCGCTCTTTGCCGGTTCCATCCCGCTGTTTGCCGGTCTCGCCGTCGCCGTTCCTGTCCTCGGCCACGCGACATGGCATCTCTACCGGGCTGCTGTGGAACCGGAAGCAAATCTCTCGCGCAGCGACTGA
- a CDS encoding MBL fold metallo-hydrolase — MSATLRLTILGCGSSPGTPRITGDWGACDPANPRNRRSRASALLERITPEGKTVVAIDCGPDFRLQMLSAKVSRLDAVLITHSHADHIHGLDDVRGYNLDSRSLIPVHADAETHERLVAGFGYCYETPVGSAYRPIVRHVPIEPGAGFTIDGPGGPLAITAFRQSHGSLHSLGFRVGPLAYCTDVSDFPPAAVDALAGAEHIVIDALQYRPHPSHLSLDQALDWIGRLGVGSATLTHMHTPLDYATLCASLPEHVRPGYDGLTHEFAID; from the coding sequence GTGAGCGCGACGCTGCGTTTGACGATCCTCGGCTGCGGCTCGTCGCCCGGAACGCCGCGCATCACCGGAGACTGGGGGGCCTGCGATCCGGCAAATCCCCGCAATCGGCGCAGCCGTGCCTCGGCGCTGCTCGAGCGGATCACGCCCGAGGGAAAGACGGTGGTGGCGATCGACTGCGGTCCGGACTTTCGTCTGCAGATGCTCTCGGCCAAGGTATCCCGGCTCGACGCGGTCCTCATCACGCATTCCCACGCCGACCATATCCACGGGCTCGATGACGTGCGCGGCTACAATCTCGATTCCAGGTCGCTCATTCCCGTCCACGCCGACGCCGAGACGCATGAACGCCTCGTCGCGGGGTTCGGCTATTGCTACGAGACACCCGTCGGCAGTGCCTACAGGCCGATCGTTCGCCACGTGCCGATCGAGCCGGGCGCAGGCTTTACAATCGACGGGCCGGGAGGGCCGCTCGCCATCACCGCCTTCCGGCAGAGTCATGGTTCGCTTCATTCGCTCGGCTTCCGCGTCGGGCCGCTGGCCTACTGCACCGATGTCAGTGATTTTCCGCCGGCGGCTGTCGATGCCCTTGCGGGCGCCGAGCATATCGTCATCGACGCGCTGCAGTACCGCCCGCATCCCAGCCATCTCTCGCTCGACCAGGCACTGGACTGGATCGGCCGGCTGGGCGTCGGCAGCGCGACGCTGACGCACATGCATACGCCGCTCGACTACGCCACGCTCTGCGCCAGCCTGCCAGAGCATGTGCGCCCGGGATATGACGGTCTCACGCACGAGTTCGCGATCGACTGA
- a CDS encoding TatD family hydrolase codes for MAGVFIVDSHCHLDFPDFDGERDELVDRAAAAGVKLMVTISTLVSKIDRLTAIAEAHPAVYASVGTHPINAAEEPDVPTAELVRLSAHPKIVAIGEAGLDYFHDRAPHDLQRQVFRRHIAAARETGLPLVVHSRQADDDMAAILEDETGKGAFPFILHCFSSGPALAATGVALGGHVSFSGILAFKGSAELRAIAAKVPMERLLVETDAPYLAPPPHRGRRNEPAFTRETAAVLAEVKGVDLETIATTTSDNFFRLFGKVPDPRRNDLP; via the coding sequence ATGGCGGGCGTCTTCATCGTCGACAGCCACTGTCATCTGGATTTTCCCGATTTCGACGGCGAGCGCGACGAACTTGTGGACCGTGCGGCTGCGGCCGGCGTCAAGCTGATGGTGACGATCTCGACCCTTGTGTCGAAGATCGACCGCCTGACGGCAATCGCCGAGGCGCATCCTGCTGTCTATGCTTCCGTCGGCACGCATCCCATCAACGCGGCCGAGGAACCGGACGTGCCGACCGCCGAACTCGTGCGACTGTCCGCGCATCCCAAGATCGTCGCCATCGGCGAGGCCGGGCTCGACTATTTTCACGATCGCGCGCCGCACGACCTGCAGCGACAGGTGTTTCGCCGGCACATCGCCGCTGCGCGCGAGACAGGACTGCCGCTGGTGGTCCATTCGCGCCAGGCCGACGACGACATGGCGGCGATCCTCGAGGACGAGACCGGGAAGGGGGCCTTCCCCTTCATCCTGCACTGCTTCTCCTCCGGCCCGGCACTCGCCGCCACCGGCGTCGCCCTCGGCGGCCATGTCTCCTTTTCCGGCATTCTCGCCTTCAAGGGCTCGGCAGAGCTGCGCGCCATTGCGGCAAAGGTGCCGATGGAGCGGCTTCTCGTCGAGACGGATGCACCTTATCTCGCGCCGCCGCCGCACCGCGGCCGGCGCAACGAACCAGCCTTCACCCGCGAGACGGCTGCCGTGCTGGCCGAGGTCAAAGGCGTCGATCTCGAAACGATCGCGACGACGACGTCCGACAACTTCTTCCGCCTATTTGGCAAGGTACCCGATCCCCGGCGGAACGACCTGCCGTGA
- the metG gene encoding methionine--tRNA ligase, whose product MAERYYLTTAISYPNGKPHIGHAYELIATDVVARFKRLDGYDVLFLTGTDEHGMKMLQTARAEGIEVEDLADRNAAEFKRMAAVLGGSNDDFIRTSEARHKIASQAIWKRMQDAGDIYKDAYSGWYSVRDEAYYAEDETVLREDGKRFGPQGTPVTWVEEESYFFRLSAFQERLLAHYDTHPDFIGPSERRNEVVSFVKSGLRDLSVSRTTFDWGIPVPGDEKHVMYVWVDALTNYLTATGFPEEGARSDFWPADLHVIGKDIVRFHTVYWPAFLMSAGLPLPKRVFAHGFVFNRGEKMSKSVGNVVDPFDLIEAYGLDPFRYFFLREVPFGQDGNYSHEAIVNRTNSELANDLGNLAQRSLSMISKHCESRVPTPGAFTEADEAILLASASLLQTAREAIDRQEMHHMLAPIIGVVADANRYFAGQEPWALRKSDPARMATVLYVTAEILRRVSILLQPVMPGSMAKMLDLLGVGEDERTFGELVPEATLVSGRPLPVPEGVFPRFVEPDVA is encoded by the coding sequence ATGGCCGAACGCTATTATCTGACCACGGCGATTTCCTATCCGAACGGCAAGCCGCATATCGGCCATGCCTACGAACTGATCGCGACCGACGTAGTGGCGCGCTTCAAGCGGCTCGACGGCTATGACGTCCTCTTCCTCACCGGTACCGACGAGCACGGCATGAAGATGCTGCAGACGGCGCGGGCCGAAGGCATCGAGGTCGAGGACCTCGCCGATCGCAATGCGGCGGAGTTCAAGCGCATGGCCGCCGTCCTGGGCGGCTCGAACGACGATTTCATCCGCACCAGCGAAGCCCGCCACAAGATCGCCAGCCAGGCGATCTGGAAGCGCATGCAGGATGCCGGCGACATCTACAAGGACGCCTATTCCGGCTGGTATTCCGTGCGCGACGAGGCCTACTACGCCGAGGACGAGACGGTGCTGCGCGAGGACGGCAAGCGCTTCGGGCCGCAGGGTACGCCGGTCACCTGGGTCGAGGAGGAGAGCTATTTCTTCCGTCTGTCCGCCTTCCAGGAAAGGCTGCTCGCCCATTACGACACCCATCCCGACTTCATCGGGCCGTCGGAGCGGCGCAACGAGGTCGTCTCCTTCGTCAAGTCGGGCCTGCGCGACCTCTCGGTGTCGCGCACGACGTTCGACTGGGGCATCCCGGTGCCGGGCGACGAGAAGCATGTCATGTATGTCTGGGTCGACGCCCTGACGAACTACCTGACGGCGACGGGATTTCCGGAGGAGGGGGCCCGGAGCGACTTCTGGCCGGCGGACCTCCACGTCATCGGCAAGGACATCGTGCGCTTCCACACGGTTTACTGGCCGGCCTTCCTGATGTCGGCCGGACTGCCGCTGCCCAAGCGTGTCTTCGCGCACGGCTTCGTCTTCAACCGCGGTGAGAAGATGTCGAAGTCGGTCGGCAATGTCGTCGATCCCTTCGATCTCATCGAGGCCTACGGGCTCGACCCGTTCCGCTACTTCTTCCTGCGCGAGGTGCCGTTCGGCCAGGACGGCAACTATTCGCACGAGGCGATCGTCAACCGCACGAACTCGGAACTTGCCAACGACCTCGGCAATCTCGCCCAGCGCTCGCTGTCGATGATCTCGAAGCATTGCGAGTCGCGCGTGCCGACCCCCGGCGCCTTCACCGAGGCGGATGAGGCCATCCTCCTGGCGAGTGCGTCGTTGCTGCAGACGGCGCGCGAGGCGATCGACCGGCAGGAGATGCACCATATGCTGGCGCCGATCATCGGCGTCGTAGCCGATGCCAACCGGTATTTCGCCGGCCAGGAGCCCTGGGCGCTGCGCAAGAGCGATCCGGCGCGGATGGCGACGGTCCTCTACGTGACGGCCGAGATCCTCCGGCGCGTGTCGATCCTGCTGCAGCCGGTGATGCCGGGCTCGATGGCGAAGATGCTGGACCTTCTGGGCGTCGGCGAGGACGAACGAACCTTCGGCGAGCTGGTGCCGGAGGCGACGCTCGTATCGGGGCGGCCGCTTCCGGTGCCCGAGGGCGTTTTTCCGCGCTTCGTGGAACCGGACGTCGCCTGA
- a CDS encoding DNA polymerase III subunit delta' has protein sequence MSESTVEAREDHDSLPDVPSPAARSRLFGHATQWAALVGAHQSGKLHHAWLLQGPRGIGKATAAFAFARYLLSPKLSPGSAEPVADPESPVARQIAGGGHPGLVHITRPAAERGGGFKTQITVEEIRKLNRFFRTTTGGGQWRIALIDPADDMNRNAANALLKILEEPPERSIFLITNHLPGRLLPTIRSRCRVLRFDGLGEADMAAALHSMPTTFGEAEITGAIGLAGGSVRTAVSLIANGGLEIEAKIRELYTADEPDWQAIQGLADVLTQKGRESAFELMLDAVFKWIAHEAEARLAGADGAHAGRFAALWMAESQRLREGLAYNLDRKQMLVSLFHAVFSLRAAVA, from the coding sequence ATGAGTGAGAGCACGGTCGAAGCCCGCGAGGATCACGACTCGCTTCCCGACGTCCCGTCGCCGGCTGCCCGGTCACGCCTTTTCGGCCATGCGACGCAATGGGCAGCGCTCGTCGGTGCCCACCAAAGCGGCAAGCTCCACCACGCCTGGCTTCTGCAGGGGCCGCGCGGCATCGGCAAGGCGACCGCCGCCTTTGCCTTCGCGCGGTATCTCCTCTCGCCGAAACTGTCACCGGGTTCGGCCGAGCCCGTCGCCGATCCGGAAAGCCCGGTGGCACGTCAGATCGCCGGCGGGGGGCATCCCGGCCTCGTTCACATCACCCGACCCGCGGCCGAGCGCGGCGGCGGCTTCAAGACGCAGATCACGGTCGAGGAGATCCGCAAGCTCAACCGCTTCTTCCGCACGACGACCGGCGGCGGCCAGTGGCGGATCGCCCTCATCGATCCCGCCGACGACATGAACCGCAATGCCGCAAATGCTCTCCTGAAGATCCTCGAGGAGCCGCCGGAGCGCTCGATCTTCCTCATCACCAACCATCTGCCGGGGAGGCTCCTCCCGACGATCCGCTCGCGATGCCGCGTCCTGCGCTTCGACGGCCTTGGCGAGGCCGACATGGCGGCGGCGCTGCATTCCATGCCGACGACCTTCGGCGAGGCCGAGATCACCGGCGCCATCGGGCTTGCCGGCGGCAGCGTGCGCACCGCCGTCTCGCTCATCGCCAATGGCGGGCTCGAGATCGAGGCGAAGATCCGCGAGCTCTACACCGCCGATGAGCCGGACTGGCAGGCGATCCAGGGACTTGCGGACGTCCTGACGCAAAAGGGGCGGGAATCGGCCTTCGAGCTGATGCTGGACGCCGTCTTCAAATGGATCGCGCACGAGGCCGAGGCCCGGCTTGCCGGTGCAGACGGGGCCCATGCCGGGCGCTTCGCCGCGCTGTGGATGGCGGAGAGCCAGCGGCTGCGGGAGGGCCTTGCCTACAATCTCGACCGCAAGCAGATGCTGGTCAGCCTGTTCCACGCCGTCTTCAGCCTTCGAGCCGCCGTCGCCTGA
- the tmk gene encoding dTMP kinase — protein MTGFFITFEGGEGSGKTTQIDRLAETLRRRRIPVVVTREPGGSPGADAVRQIILSGAAEALGAEIETILFAAARIDHIAAVIAPALAADKVVLCDRFHDSTRVYQGLAGVDRVVLDGLERAVLDGLVPDLTLILDIPAREGLGRAAGRRGESVPDRFERESLGLHEARRNAFLGIARAEPDRCVVIDAARPADEISAEIGFLVAERLEISALQKSGRRLGETGQILGADGRHE, from the coding sequence TTGACCGGTTTCTTCATCACCTTCGAGGGCGGGGAGGGGAGCGGCAAGACAACCCAGATCGATCGTCTCGCGGAAACGCTGCGCCGACGCCGCATTCCCGTCGTCGTGACGCGCGAGCCCGGTGGTTCGCCCGGGGCCGACGCCGTGCGGCAGATCATCCTTTCCGGTGCCGCCGAGGCGCTGGGAGCGGAGATCGAGACGATCCTGTTTGCGGCGGCCCGCATCGATCATATCGCCGCCGTCATCGCTCCGGCGCTGGCTGCCGACAAGGTTGTCCTCTGCGACCGATTCCACGATTCGACCCGCGTCTACCAGGGCCTTGCCGGGGTCGACAGGGTAGTCCTCGATGGGCTCGAGAGAGCGGTTCTCGACGGGCTGGTGCCGGACCTCACGCTGATCCTCGACATTCCCGCCCGCGAGGGGCTCGGCCGCGCCGCCGGGCGCCGCGGCGAGAGCGTGCCCGATCGCTTCGAGCGGGAAAGCCTTGGGCTGCACGAGGCGCGCCGCAACGCTTTTCTTGGTATAGCCCGGGCCGAGCCCGACCGCTGCGTCGTCATCGATGCGGCAAGGCCGGCTGACGAAATCTCTGCCGAGATCGGCTTTCTCGTCGCCGAACGGCTGGAGATCAGCGCTCTCCAGAAGAGCGGCCGCCGGCTCGGCGAGACGGGCCAGATCCTCGGCGCGGACGGTCGTCATGAGTGA
- a CDS encoding D-alanyl-D-alanine carboxypeptidase family protein has protein sequence MSAFVVSRHARTRRIGATLGSLVLACLISASAALGAEPAGLETKARQALIVDGETGAVLFEKDADTRFPPASLAKLMSMEVVFEAIEAGRLSPTQEFTVSEHAWRTGGAPSGTSTMFAKLNSSVAVEALIRGTIVQAANDAAIILAEGMAGSEEAFAGLMNETAARLGLSRSTFVNPTGLPAEGQAVTARDLVRLARHIRSTHTQFYGIYAEPSFEWNKIFQRNRNPLLPMNIGATGMGTGYTEASGYSIVGVTEREGRTTIIVLGGLESIKDRTEEARRLLDWSNTSFRRRELFAAGVRVGSATVFGGGQAEVSLLTRTPLVAYVPQDHPERVSARVRYAGPLLAPVVAGAEVGQIEVLIDGRVSIAQPLFAAESVEQGTFAARALDAAQELAFGWIRSL, from the coding sequence ATGTCAGCCTTCGTCGTCTCCCGCCATGCCCGGACCCGCCGCATCGGGGCCACTCTCGGTTCTCTCGTTCTTGCCTGCCTGATCTCGGCATCCGCGGCGCTCGGCGCCGAACCGGCTGGTCTCGAGACCAAGGCCAGGCAAGCGCTGATCGTGGACGGCGAGACCGGCGCGGTGCTCTTCGAAAAGGACGCCGATACCCGCTTTCCCCCGGCATCCCTCGCCAAGCTCATGTCGATGGAAGTGGTGTTCGAGGCGATCGAGGCCGGCAGGTTGTCGCCGACCCAGGAGTTCACCGTCAGCGAACACGCCTGGCGGACGGGCGGCGCGCCCTCCGGCACCTCAACCATGTTCGCCAAGCTCAATTCCAGCGTCGCCGTCGAAGCACTCATCCGCGGGACCATCGTTCAGGCGGCGAACGATGCCGCGATCATCCTCGCCGAGGGCATGGCGGGCTCCGAGGAGGCCTTTGCCGGACTGATGAACGAGACCGCGGCAAGGCTCGGGCTTTCTCGCTCCACTTTCGTCAATCCGACCGGCCTGCCGGCCGAAGGGCAGGCGGTCACCGCTCGCGACCTCGTGCGGCTCGCCCGGCACATCCGGTCGACCCACACGCAGTTCTACGGCATCTACGCGGAGCCGAGCTTCGAGTGGAACAAGATCTTTCAGCGCAACCGCAATCCGCTCCTGCCGATGAACATCGGCGCGACCGGCATGGGCACGGGTTATACCGAGGCATCAGGCTATTCGATTGTCGGCGTGACCGAGCGCGAGGGGCGCACGACCATCATCGTCCTCGGCGGCCTGGAGAGCATCAAGGACCGGACCGAGGAAGCGAGGCGCCTGCTCGACTGGTCGAACACCTCGTTTCGTCGTCGGGAACTGTTCGCAGCGGGTGTGCGTGTCGGCTCGGCGACCGTCTTCGGTGGTGGTCAGGCCGAGGTGTCGTTGCTGACCCGCACTCCGCTCGTCGCCTATGTGCCGCAGGACCATCCGGAGCGGGTTTCCGCGCGTGTCCGCTATGCCGGGCCGCTCCTGGCACCGGTTGTCGCCGGTGCCGAGGTCGGGCAGATCGAGGTGCTGATCGACGGCAGGGTGAGCATCGCCCAGCCGCTTTTTGCCGCCGAGAGCGTCGAGCAGGGCACCTTTGCCGCACGCGCGCTCGATGCGGCCCAGGAATTGGCTTTTGGATGGATCAGATCGCTTTGA
- a CDS encoding septal ring lytic transglycosylase RlpA family protein produces the protein MAKPALRRAVAVSVLFSAVAISGCQSGSSTHGGTTHERIKSDPNESFSSKEYGVAASPRVTDLKVVPKGGGRAQIGKPYKVRGKWYYPKDQPGYVKSGKASWYGASFHGRLTANGEIYDMFGLSAAHPTFPLPSYARVTNRKTGSSIMVRVNDRGPYVADRVLDVSSRAAELLGYKSDGVGDVKVEYVGKAPVDGDDTAILMASYRPGSASPLNDGMASGVMVASNEAPSRLSYASAPRSAAARVQAIGLPGVRPAAIPAATAAARTPGSLFPGGAVSVDSIISQAEAPDIGAAPLPTPPAASYQLVASSYAAAPGRTGAAGALAAIAAGGAPERIEIGLVEDQALVAAVRKIAEGRGRLVVDAGIPDQPLSVSLAIDAAPGADVDGLLQALWQAGADGAFVLRD, from the coding sequence ATGGCCAAACCCGCTCTGCGACGCGCCGTGGCCGTTTCGGTTCTTTTCTCCGCCGTCGCCATTTCGGGTTGCCAGTCCGGGTCTTCGACCCACGGCGGCACGACGCATGAGCGGATCAAGAGCGATCCGAACGAGTCCTTCTCTTCGAAGGAATACGGCGTGGCCGCCAGTCCCCGCGTCACCGACCTGAAGGTCGTACCCAAGGGCGGCGGCCGGGCGCAGATCGGCAAGCCCTACAAAGTGCGCGGCAAATGGTACTATCCCAAGGACCAGCCCGGCTACGTCAAGAGCGGCAAGGCCTCCTGGTACGGCGCCAGCTTCCACGGCCGGCTGACCGCCAATGGCGAAATCTACGACATGTTCGGGCTTTCTGCCGCCCATCCCACCTTTCCGCTTCCGTCCTATGCCCGCGTCACGAACCGGAAGACGGGGAGCAGCATCATGGTGCGTGTCAACGACCGCGGCCCCTATGTCGCCGACCGGGTCCTGGATGTCTCCTCCCGCGCCGCCGAGCTTCTCGGCTACAAGTCCGACGGCGTCGGCGACGTGAAGGTCGAGTATGTCGGCAAGGCGCCCGTTGACGGCGACGATACCGCCATCCTGATGGCGAGCTATCGTCCGGGCAGCGCTTCCCCTCTGAACGATGGCATGGCGAGCGGCGTGATGGTCGCCTCGAACGAGGCTCCCTCGCGTCTCTCCTATGCTTCCGCCCCCCGTTCGGCAGCCGCCCGCGTCCAGGCGATCGGCCTGCCCGGCGTGCGGCCCGCGGCGATCCCGGCAGCGACAGCTGCGGCCCGCACTCCGGGCTCGCTGTTTCCGGGCGGCGCCGTCAGCGTCGATTCCATCATCTCGCAGGCCGAAGCGCCCGATATCGGCGCTGCGCCCCTTCCGACGCCGCCCGCTGCCTCGTATCAGCTCGTTGCCTCCTCCTATGCCGCCGCCCCCGGCCGCACCGGTGCTGCCGGCGCACTCGCGGCCATCGCGGCAGGCGGCGCGCCGGAGCGTATCGAGATCGGCCTCGTCGAGGATCAGGCACTCGTTGCCGCCGTCCGCAAGATCGCCGAGGGCCGCGGCCGCCTGGTGGTCGACGCGGGCATTCCGGACCAGCCGCTGTCGGTGTCGCTCGCGATCGATGCAGCGCCCGGCGCAGATGTCGACGGCCTTCTGCAGGCCCTCTGGCAGGCTGGTGCCGACGGCGCTTTCGTCCTGCGCGACTGA
- a CDS encoding helix-turn-helix transcriptional regulator, whose translation MKLTEGSGNVFADLGVAEPDEELAKAQLASHIREAIKRRRLTQAAAAALVGLDQPKVSALINGRLTGFSSDRLLRCLNALGQDVDIVIKSPPRSGQRGRLRVVEKAA comes from the coding sequence ATGAAGTTGACGGAAGGTTCGGGCAACGTGTTCGCCGACCTTGGCGTCGCAGAACCAGATGAAGAGCTGGCGAAGGCGCAGCTCGCCAGCCACATCCGCGAAGCGATCAAGCGCCGGAGGTTGACCCAGGCGGCAGCCGCCGCGCTGGTCGGGCTTGACCAGCCCAAGGTGTCGGCGCTGATCAACGGTCGGCTGACAGGGTTCTCCAGCGATCGGCTGCTGCGCTGCCTCAACGCGCTCGGGCAGGACGTGGATATCGTCATCAAATCTCCGCCCAGAAGCGGACAGCGCGGGCGGCTCCGCGTGGTGGAGAAGGCGGCATGA
- a CDS encoding type II toxin-antitoxin system RelE/ParE family toxin, protein MIRGDSRSRCGGALWEAQTGGKAGWAKPLKGFSGAGVLVVVDDHDGDTYRTVYTVRFAGVVYVLRVFQKKSKHGIATPKHDIALIEQRLKRAREDHEQWQAGRTT, encoded by the coding sequence ATGATCCGCGGGGATTCCCGGAGCCGGTGCGGCGGGGCGCTGTGGGAGGCGCAGACCGGCGGCAAGGCAGGATGGGCCAAGCCGCTCAAAGGGTTCAGCGGAGCGGGCGTGCTGGTGGTGGTCGATGACCATGACGGCGACACCTATCGCACTGTCTATACCGTTCGGTTTGCTGGCGTCGTCTACGTCCTCCGCGTCTTCCAGAAGAAGTCGAAGCACGGGATCGCGACGCCGAAGCACGATATCGCGCTGATCGAACAGAGATTGAAGCGAGCCAGAGAGGACCACGAACAATGGCAAGCAGGCAGGACGACATGA